CTTTTATGCCGCCTTCGTGTTTAAACTCCTGTCGTTTCCCTTTTCTTTCATCCATAAGAATTATGTATATACCGTTGTTAAGAAATGATATTTCCCTCATCCTGTGTGCCAGTGTTTCATTGCTGAATTCTATGGATTCGAATATTTCTTTATCTGGTTTAAACCATATCTTCGTCCCTGTTTTTTCCGTATCACCTATTATTTTCAACTCTGTTTTTTTATTTCCGCCTTCATACCTCTGAGAAAATACACTGCCGCCCCTTCTTACCTCAACTTCGAGAAACTCCGAGAGAGCATTTACAACAGACAAACCCACCCCATGCAACCCTGCAGAATATTTATATGAATCTTTATCAAATTTTCCGCCTGCATGCAGTTTTGTAAGTACAACTTCCAATGCGGGCATGTTTTCTTCTTCATGCATCTCTGTGGGTATTCCCCTTCCGTTATCCTCACATGTAACGCTGTTATCCCTGTGTATCGTAATGGTTATTCTGTTGCAGAATCCCTCCAGTGCCTCATCAATACTATTATCAACAATTTCATACACAAGGTGGTGGAGTCCTTCAAACCCGGTATTTCCTATATACATAGACGGCACTTTTCTAACAGCATCAAGCCCGCCCAGTATTTTTATGCTTCCTGCTCCATACTCCCTTATTTCATTTTCACTCATTCCGCTATATCCTTATTGGCATTATAATATTTCTGTGATCTGTTCCTTCTTCTCCCTCAAAGAGTACTGCACCATACGACTCGGGTGTTTTTATAATAATTTTATTCCCTTGCACGTGCGATACCACATCCATTATAAACTTCACATTAAAGTTCATATTTACTTCTTCACCTTCATAATTTATGTCTATAACTTCTTTCGCCCTTCCAACATCCGATTCTGCTTCAATTTCCATCCTGTTTTTCAAAAAGCTTATCTTAACTGGTTCTGATCTCCCGATTATTGCTGAAACCTTTTTTATACCTTTATAAAAGGTTTCCTTATCAACCGATATTATATTCACATTATTTTCTGGTATAACATTATCATAGTCAGGAAAGTTTCCCTCGATGGTTCTGGAAATAAGTGTAATCATATCCGTACTGACTTGTACGTGCTTGTCATCTATCATAATTTTTACTTCGTCTTTCTCTTCTATTACTCTTTCCATCTCCGATATAGATCTTTTAGGTATTATAATGCCCTTAAAGGCCTTTAATCCTTCGATCTCTTTCTGGCATAAAGACATCCTGTAGCCATCAGTCCCTACAACAACCATTTTTCCTTCTGTGCCCTTCAAATACATGCCCGTCAACACATATCTGGTCTCATCAACTGACACAGCAAAATCCACTTTATTTATCATTTCGAGCAGCAAACTGCCTTTTACAATAAATTCTTCTTGTCCTGTTATACTCTTAACCTCTGGAAACTCTTCAGGGTCTTGCAGACCTAAAACAAATTCGGATTGCTTCTGTTTTATTATTAACATATTTTCTTTAATTTCCAGATTAATATCTCCATTATCCATTTCTCTGAGTATTTCCTGCAATTTTCTTCCATGCAATATTATTTTCTTTTCAGTATCTACTTTACAATCCAGATATCCTATAGCGCTTATCTCAAGATCTGTAGAATAAATTTTTGTATTTTCAGTTCCAAATTCTATAAGAAGATTTGAAAGAATAGGCATAAGAGATTTTTTTTCAGTTATGCTTGCAAGTTTTGCAATGGGAGCAAGAAAAATGTTTTTATCTAATATTATGTTCATATATTCTCCTTTATAGTAATAGTAATATATGATGTTGAATTGTTGATAAACCAAAATTGTTAATTAAACCAAATGCATTAGAAACAATAAAAAAATAAAGAATGTTTAAACTGTGTGTGGTCATGTAGACTTAACCTTCGCTTCCAACTTTTCAACAGTGTTTTTCAACTCTTTTTTAACTTTAATTTCTTCTTCAATTTTTTTAATAGAGTGGATAATAGTGGCGTGATCCTTTCCGCCAAACTTTTCACCAATGCTCACCAGGGAAAGATCAGTCAATTTTCTTGAAAGATATATAGCAACCTGACGAGGCACCATAACCGACCGCACCCTTTTTGCCGACTTAATATCTGAAATCTTAATAGAATAGTAATTGGTGACCTCTTTTATGATCACATCTATTGTAATTTCTTTCTTTTTTTCTTTAATAATGCTACCCATAACTTCCTTTGCAAGATCAAGCGTTATAGGGGTGTTACTTAAAGAAGCAAATGCACCGACCCGGATTAAAGAACCCTCAAGAGACCTTACGCTATCTTCTGCGTTGGATGCGATAAAAAAAGCAACATCGTTCGGAAGGTCAATATTTTCAAGCTCTGCTTTTTTGTTTAGAATCGCAACTTTTGTTTCAATATCCGGAGACTGTATATCAGCAATAAGACCCCATTCAAAACGTGATTTTAACCTCTCTTCAAAATTCTCGATATCACGGGGAAATTTATCGCTTGTAGCCACAATCTGCTTCATGTTGTCATAAAGTGCATTAAAAGTATGGAAAAACTCCGCCTGTGTCCTTTCTTTGCCGGCAATAAATTGTATGTCATCTATTAATAAAATATCCATCTTTCGGAATTTATTTCTAAAATTATCCATTTTGTCATATCTTATTGAGTTTATAAGTTCATTCATAAATATTTCCGCTGTAATATAACAAATACGATCAGCACCTTTATTCCCGTGTTTTATGAGAAAATTACCTATCGCATTCAAAAGGTGTGTTTTTCCTAATCCTACTCCGCCATATATAAAAAGCGGGTTATATGTTTTTCCTGGGTTTGTCGATACAGCAAGGCATGCAGCATTTGCAAACTGGTTACTTCCCCCTACTACAAAATTTTCAAACGTGTATTTCGGATTAAATGTATACTTTGTATTAAAGGTATTATACTGCTCACCTCTTTTTACTGCAACAACCTTTTTGTCTCTATTTTCCTCTTCCTTTTTTAATATATATTCAATTTTTGAGTTTTCTTTTGTAATTTCTTTTATAAGAACAAGAAGAACAGGCTCAAAGTTCTCAATAACCCAGTCCCTGAAAAATGCGTTTGGTACGGAAACAAGGCATTTACAGTCCTTATAATCTACATATTTTATTGGCTCGATCCAGGTTTTAAAACTGTCCTCGCTTATTATACCCGCAATCTTCGCTTTTATTTGAGATAATATATCAGACATAATACTAAAATTGTTTTTTCAACATTTTTTCAACATATGTGGAAAACTTAAGTGTTGTAGAAAGGCTTAAACAACATAGTAATATAATATTTAGAAAAATTCAACTGTTTTTATAAGAGACATACTGTGTAATAAAAAACATAGGTCATTTTTCTTAAACACTTAAAAAATCAGCATCGACCACAAAGGGCTAACCCTATTAGATTGTTATTGATTGGTTTTATATGTTCTGTTAATATGTCAGACACGATATGTTACAAAAAACATTAACGCTGACCCTTATTCTTCTCTTTGCCATTATGGCTACACCCGTTGTTGCAGACGAATATAGCGAGGCAATAAAGAAGGCAAAAGCCGAAGATAAACCCGTGGTTATTTATTTCTATAGTAAATATTGCCGATATTGCGATGCAATGGATAGGGATGTATTGTTTGATAAAGAAATAAAAAAGGCATTAAGCGAGGAAACCGTCTACCTGAGAGTCGATGTTGACAAAGCACAACAAATGACAAGGCTCTATAATGTAAGAGGTTATCCCACCACATATCTTCTTGATCCGGCAGGAAATGGCATTGCATCTATACCCGGTTACAAACCAAAGAACGATTTTAAAAAAATTCTCGCGTTCCTAAAGGGAAGACACTATAAAAAAATGAGCTTGCGCACTTTTATGTCATCATAGAGTACTATAAAACACTTCTGAAACCGACAAAACTTTTTTGCCAATATGTTGAGTTTATATTATCTACAGTAACGCCCCTCGAACTCGAGGAGTGAATAAAATCTGTTTTATTTATCATTATACCTGAATGGAGATTCTTCTTTATTTTAAAAAACACAAGATCTCCAGGTAAAACACTGTCCCGCGGAACATCATAACCGGTTTTTACCAGACCCTCCGTCATGACAGGAAGAGTTATATTAACCTTTTTATATACATAGTAAATAAGGCCACTACAGTCAAACACATCCGGACCTTTTGCGCCATTTTTGTAAGACTTGCCAAGAAGTGCAATGGTGTGTTGAATAATGTCATTCCTCACCCCCTCCACAGGCTCATAAATCTTAACCTGTTTAGGAGCACAACCAACAATAACAGCAAGGAGAGCCACGATAAACAATAATTTTGTATACCGGCGCTCAACAATGGATATATACCGCCTTATCTTCATTTTTTAAGGACAATCCTTTATAATATCAACCATGCCGGCAAGGGAGCCGTTTTGAATAGAATGCGTAAGAAAGGGTTTCATGTTAGAACAGGGATGAAACCCTATGGACAGGGAAACGGCTTCGAACATGCCCTTATCGCCTTCCCCGTCACCGATTGCACAAGCTGCTGACTTTTCTATGCCCATGTCCTTTAATATTTTTTCAACCCAATGCCCTTTTCTGTCGTATTCGACATTAATCCGGGTTTCTCCCGTAAGAATGCCCTTTTCTACCAATAGCTCGTTTGATAGAGACATGTGTATTCCAAGATCGCTCTTCACCCTGTCCACAACGAAGGAAAGGCCCGTTGAGATTATTACCGTAAAAATTCCCGTTTCTTTTAGCGCTGCCAATGTTTCTTTCGCGCCTTCCTGATAAGGTATCTGACCTACTATCTTCAGAACATCATGCAATGGAAGCCCCTTCCACAAAAGAGCATCTCTTCTGCAGAACTCACCATAGTCTATGCTGCCTTCTTTAAATAGTCTTTGAAACTCGTCGGCATTGCTTTCCCATATGTTAAGTCTTCTGTGTATATATTCCCAACTGCTCTTTACCTTTGTTAGCGTACCATCACAGTCGAAAAAAACTATTTTTATTGGCATCAGCTTTTATATCACCAAAAAATAAAAAAATCTATCTGATCTTAAGAATAAATCGCCAGCTATATATACCGCGGTTTGTTTTAATGCCGGCGCCGCTTAACCATCACACCCGTCAATTGTGTAATCAAATTCAGAAAGCACTGTAAATAATTTAAAAAAACATATAAAATACTTTTACACGACTCTATGTAAAGGAGCTGTTTTGAGAATTCTTCTTGTTGAGGATGATGTAAAGATCGCATCATTTATTATAAAAGGTTTAAAAGCTGACGGCTATGCAGTGGATCATGCAACCGACGGAAAGGAGGGCCTTTTACTGGCCCTGGACGGGCTCTACGATGCCGGGATTATTGATATTATGCTCCCGAAGATGAACGGGTTGTTGCTCATAGAAGAGGTGCGCAGGAAAAAAATATCTACGCCATTCATTATTTTAAGCGCAAAAGGGTCTGTGGATGACCGCGTGAAGGGTCTCCAGGCAGGCGGCGATGATTACCTTACCAAGCCCTTTGCTTTTTCTGAACTCCTTGCGAGGGTTCAGGCGTTGATCCGCAGGGCAAGCGGCATCGTTGAGCCGACAGGTCTTAACGTAAGCGGTTTATCCATAAACCTCTTGAGCCGGCAGGTTACACGAGAAGGCAAGAAGATAGATTTACAGCCTATGGAATTTTCCCTCCTTGAATATCTCATGAGGAATTCCGGGCGGGTAGTCTCCAAGACCATGATTATGGAACACGTATGGAATTATAATTTTGATCCCGAAACGAATGTAATCGAAGCGCGTATCTGCAGGTTGAGGGATAAAATAGACAGAGATTTCCAGGAGAAGCTAATCCACACTGTCAGGGGGGCAGGATATACCATTAAGGATAGCCATGGGCATTAGAAACACCCTGGCCTTCAGGCTTACGCTCTGGTATGCAGGAATTTTTACCCTGTCTTCTTGTGTGTCATTTCTTCTCTTTTATATGCTTATTCTTTCGGTGATTCAGGACAGGACAGACCAGGAACTCTTAGGCCAGGCCAGGCGCTTCGCAACTATTTTGTCCAGTGAAGGCGTCGAAGAGGTCAAAAAGAACGCTGTTATTGAAGCCCAGGCCGCCGGCGTACGAAAGGTCTTTTTCCGCTTCCTCTATCCCGACGGAACGGTTTTTTCATCTTCTAATATGACCTATCTGCAGCGCATAGGCATACACCGCGAGGCTATTCAGAAATTACTTCGTGACAGAGGCCGTGTCATTGAAACCATAACCATCCCCGACCGGAATGATAAAATGCGAGTCCTGTATGTGATGCTGAACCCGGGCATCATAATGCAGATCGGGCAGACAATGGAAGATTATTCGCGATTCCTTATCGCATTTAAAGGTATTTTTACAGGGACCATGGTCTTTCTCATCGCATTTGCTGCAGGAATAGGCTGGTTTATGGCCAGACGGGCAATGTCCGGTGTCGAAGCTGTTACGAGAACGGCCCGGAAAATTTCCGGGGACAGCCTGGAAGAGCGGGTTCCTGTGAAGGCAAGGGGCGATGAAATAGATCAGTTGGCCGTTACATTCAATCAAATGTTGGACCGTATTCAAACCCTGCTCAGGGAAATGAAGGAGATGAGCGACAACATTGCCCATGACCTGAAAAGTCCCATTACAAGGATCAGGGGCATAGCTGAAGTAACCATGACAACAGGAAAGACATTAAACGAATTTGAAGGCATGGCGGCAAACACTATCGAAGAATGTGACCGCCTCCTTGATATGATTAATACCATGCTCCTTATTTCCCGCACAGAGGCAGGTGTGGACAACCCCCCCCTGAAAGAGACAGATGTCTCATGGCTTGTACAAAATATCTGTGAACTTTTTGAGCCTGGCGCAGAAGACAAGGGGATCGCCCTCCACTATCATACGGAGAATAATGTAAGGATAAACGGAGACGTAAGAATGCTGCAGCGGATGTTCTCCAACCTCCTCGACAATGCCGTCAAATATACTCCCCCCGGAGGATCGGTGAACGTCGACCTTTCTGAAAACAGTGCCGGTCAGGCTGTTATCTCCATCAAAGATACCGGCATGGGCATTTCCACAGAAGACCTCCCTCATATATTTGATCGTTTCTACCGGAGCGATCGGAGTCGGTCGACAACCGGCATGGGACTGGGGTTAAGTCTGGCAAGAGCCATCGCCCGTGCCCATGGCGGAGACATTACGGTTGCCGGTCCATCCGGCCAGGGTAGCACATTTATCATCATTTTGCCAAAAATATAACCCGACAGGCCATAATTCAACATTATCTTTTTGTAATCTTCGCGTAATGTTCAGATTAACTTCGTAGTTTATAATTGATTAAAAGAAAGGTTCCTCGAACCTACTGTAAAAAGAAAAGGAGTGTAAAATGGAACAGAAGCGCGCATTCAGAATGATCCTCATAGCCCTGGTTGTTGTAGGCCTTACCGTGGGGTTTGGCTTCGGGATATCCCGTGCGGTGAAGGCCCCGGATCAGATTGTTTCAAAGAATTCGGATGTGCCCATTATGATACCGGGTAACTTTACCGAACTTGCTGAAAAAGTACGGCCTGGCGTTGTGAATATCCAGACGGTAAAAACAATAAAAGGAGGAGGCCGGGTTTTTCGCCATTTCTTCGGAAACCCCTTCGGGAACCAGAACCCTTTTGAAAATTTTCTTGGTCCACAAAATGGCGGGAATTTTGGAGGAGACTTTCACCAGAAGAGCCTTGGATCGGGCTTTATCATTGATCGTGACGGGTACATTGTTACCAATAATCATGTGGTTGAAAACGCAGAAGAGATCAAGGTAAGGCTTGCCGGCAATAAGGAATTCGATGCAAAGGTAATCGGCAGAGACCCCAAAACCGATCTTGCTTTGATAAAAATCAAGGGTTCTTCCGACTTACAACCCCTGAGAACAGGCAACTCTGATGATTTAAAGGTGGGGAGTTGGGTAGTTGCCATCGGCAGCCCCTTTGGACTGGAGCAGACAGTAACAGCAGGGATAATTAGCGCCAAAGGAAGAACCATCGGTTCAGGACCTTATGACAACTTCATACAGACCGATGCCTCCATCAATCCGGGAAACAGCGGCGGTCCCCTCAT
This genomic window from Pseudomonadota bacterium contains:
- the dnaN gene encoding DNA polymerase III subunit beta, translated to MNIILDKNIFLAPIAKLASITEKKSLMPILSNLLIEFGTENTKIYSTDLEISAIGYLDCKVDTEKKIILHGRKLQEILREMDNGDINLEIKENMLIIKQKQSEFVLGLQDPEEFPEVKSITGQEEFIVKGSLLLEMINKVDFAVSVDETRYVLTGMYLKGTEGKMVVVGTDGYRMSLCQKEIEGLKAFKGIIIPKRSISEMERVIEEKDEVKIMIDDKHVQVSTDMITLISRTIEGNFPDYDNVIPENNVNIISVDKETFYKGIKKVSAIIGRSEPVKISFLKNRMEIEAESDVGRAKEVIDINYEGEEVNMNFNVKFIMDVVSHVQGNKIIIKTPESYGAVLFEGEEGTDHRNIIMPIRI
- the dnaA gene encoding chromosomal replication initiator protein DnaA, with product MSDILSQIKAKIAGIISEDSFKTWIEPIKYVDYKDCKCLVSVPNAFFRDWVIENFEPVLLVLIKEITKENSKIEYILKKEEENRDKKVVAVKRGEQYNTFNTKYTFNPKYTFENFVVGGSNQFANAACLAVSTNPGKTYNPLFIYGGVGLGKTHLLNAIGNFLIKHGNKGADRICYITAEIFMNELINSIRYDKMDNFRNKFRKMDILLIDDIQFIAGKERTQAEFFHTFNALYDNMKQIVATSDKFPRDIENFEERLKSRFEWGLIADIQSPDIETKVAILNKKAELENIDLPNDVAFFIASNAEDSVRSLEGSLIRVGAFASLSNTPITLDLAKEVMGSIIKEKKKEITIDVIIKEVTNYYSIKISDIKSAKRVRSVMVPRQVAIYLSRKLTDLSLVSIGEKFGGKDHATIIHSIKKIEEEIKVKKELKNTVEKLEAKVKST
- a CDS encoding thioredoxin family protein, which codes for MLQKTLTLTLILLFAIMATPVVADEYSEAIKKAKAEDKPVVIYFYSKYCRYCDAMDRDVLFDKEIKKALSEETVYLRVDVDKAQQMTRLYNVRGYPTTYLLDPAGNGIASIPGYKPKNDFKKILAFLKGRHYKKMSLRTFMSS
- a CDS encoding C40 family peptidase: MKIRRYISIVERRYTKLLFIVALLAVIVGCAPKQVKIYEPVEGVRNDIIQHTIALLGKSYKNGAKGPDVFDCSGLIYYVYKKVNITLPVMTEGLVKTGYDVPRDSVLPGDLVFFKIKKNLHSGIMINKTDFIHSSSSRGVTVDNINSTYWQKSFVGFRSVL
- a CDS encoding HAD-IB family phosphatase, whose amino-acid sequence is MPIKIVFFDCDGTLTKVKSSWEYIHRRLNIWESNADEFQRLFKEGSIDYGEFCRRDALLWKGLPLHDVLKIVGQIPYQEGAKETLAALKETGIFTVIISTGLSFVVDRVKSDLGIHMSLSNELLVEKGILTGETRINVEYDRKGHWVEKILKDMGIEKSAACAIGDGEGDKGMFEAVSLSIGFHPCSNMKPFLTHSIQNGSLAGMVDIIKDCP
- a CDS encoding response regulator transcription factor gives rise to the protein MRILLVEDDVKIASFIIKGLKADGYAVDHATDGKEGLLLALDGLYDAGIIDIMLPKMNGLLLIEEVRRKKISTPFIILSAKGSVDDRVKGLQAGGDDYLTKPFAFSELLARVQALIRRASGIVEPTGLNVSGLSINLLSRQVTREGKKIDLQPMEFSLLEYLMRNSGRVVSKTMIMEHVWNYNFDPETNVIEARICRLRDKIDRDFQEKLIHTVRGAGYTIKDSHGH
- a CDS encoding ATP-binding protein — translated: MGIRNTLAFRLTLWYAGIFTLSSCVSFLLFYMLILSVIQDRTDQELLGQARRFATILSSEGVEEVKKNAVIEAQAAGVRKVFFRFLYPDGTVFSSSNMTYLQRIGIHREAIQKLLRDRGRVIETITIPDRNDKMRVLYVMLNPGIIMQIGQTMEDYSRFLIAFKGIFTGTMVFLIAFAAGIGWFMARRAMSGVEAVTRTARKISGDSLEERVPVKARGDEIDQLAVTFNQMLDRIQTLLREMKEMSDNIAHDLKSPITRIRGIAEVTMTTGKTLNEFEGMAANTIEECDRLLDMINTMLLISRTEAGVDNPPLKETDVSWLVQNICELFEPGAEDKGIALHYHTENNVRINGDVRMLQRMFSNLLDNAVKYTPPGGSVNVDLSENSAGQAVISIKDTGMGISTEDLPHIFDRFYRSDRSRSTTGMGLGLSLARAIARAHGGDITVAGPSGQGSTFIIILPKI